Genomic segment of Gasterosteus aculeatus chromosome 4, fGasAcu3.hap1.1, whole genome shotgun sequence:
GTTATAATTGAAGTCATCTCTCTATCTCCGCGCTCATCAAAGCCCGATGAATCCTTTGACAAAAAACAGGCTGCAGAATGTTGGGGGTTGCTGGTGCACTGCTGCCTTGATCAGAGCAGAGCAAAGATAAGGCCTTCATTTCCCCCTCAAAAAGGGCTGTCTGCACAGTGAAGGCAGCGGCACTGTAAAGATTTACTGTAGTGATGTCGATCTGATGCATTCTCCAACTATAATTGAGCTATCAGAGCTTCTCCTTACTTTGATATTACAGCCGGTCTGCCCCTTGTGCTTTTACCCCACAATGTCCAAGTAACCACTTCAACACTGTTGTAGCAGTTTTACTTTTAGAACGGAAAATTAGCTTTAGTCCGCAGGGAGCAGTTCACATACTGCAGACGGCCAGTGGAACAAAATGAGACAATTTACCTTAATAAAAACAGCTGAGAAAGAAACAGCAGCCGTGGCTTTGTAAGCTAGGCAGACACAAAAGAAGTGACGCAGAGGATGTTAGCTCCGATTCAAGGTTTGCTTTAGCATGCAGGACGTGTTATTGATGTGACCGGGGCAACTGATTTACCTGGCCACAATGACAACGCCACTCTGGGACTTTCACCCAGAGAATACCACATAAATATtaggttctcatttgttttaagaaagggagcagagaggtgaatttCTAGTCTACTTTTGAACAGTGTCCAGTTTTATTTATGGATAGGCATAGTGTTAGTTAACActcttgatttaaaaataaggcttttattacaaaaatatctTCTATGCTAAAAATTGTCGTTACACTGAGGTGATTTGCCAGCACAAGGTGACTATCAGGGAGGTCTAAAGGGGTGGGAGAGTGAAGGGGCCACCACCAGGGACCGGAAaggaaaagtcacacacacatgcactgcaaagcaaaacacaacaaatataaaacatgccaaATAAACTATGAATGAGGAAGCCCTCCACCTAGTGAACCACGACCTATAATCAGCCCGCCTGTACAGGCATTGAGGACCCCAGTGTAGGACCTGCTCCAGTTggtttacaaaaaagaaaagaacaaagaaactaAACAACTTgtctggagagaaaacaaattaaCAATGCATAATCAAGATACTGGATAAAACAAAGTaaccataaatacaaaatatatttgcaaaggggcaaaaacagcagtggctaGAACTCGGCAATCACCGAAAAGCCGACATCACTTCCCTGTTCCTGccacaaaacaaagcagcacatgtcacacacacacaacgtacaAAACTCCACCCAACATCACCGCTACAGAGCAcattcaaacaaaaccaaaaactcGCTCcactacaaaaagacacatCTGGAGACTGTACAGATGGGGTGGGAGCTCCACGAATAGTCCTTCAGCGCCCAGTCCAGCAATAGTCATTCCTGAGAAGTGTGGAGCTGGGGCAGCCTGGGGCAAACCCTACATTTGAACCAGGAAGTAATCTGGCCTCACCTGTTGGGAATCACCAATTAAAATGGTGTATCCAAACAGGTAGAGtgagctctacccatcacatTGAGATGCGCgtgcgcacatacacacacacacacacacactcatatttgTTCATTCCGTTTATCTTACTGCCTTGCAAGCCAATAAATCTTGAATATCAAAATTAACTTAGCTCTGGTGAGCGTTGGCCATTTAATAATAAGAGGAAATTAAAAGAATAAGATAGAGGTTCAAAGTAAGAGGGAGATTAGATAGTCAATACAATATTACTGAATTACCGACAGCACTAATATTGTTATTTATAAGCAGAATTACTTGTTACTGAATGTGCAAATGTTTAAAATTAATATAATCACAATTGATACTACTTATCAACACAAGTGTGTGACATGTCATTTTAATAAAACTGAAATGGttagagggagaagaaggagaagaaggtctTGGAAATGTAacatgtgtgggtgtgcgtgtgtaaagTAAAACATCTTCTCCAACATCCATAGCCATCAGAAATAGAAATGGCTGGTCAACAGTGAGCTGGTTTAGGCTTAACAGAGGGGACCAgtaagaatttatttttttccgcGGTCCAGACATTCAAAGTGCATGGATTATACCAGCAGGTGGATTCCTTGAATATGCTGAAGGATGATAAGGAATGCTTGTTCCTGCCTTTTCCTAGATCTAATGAGACTCAATGTGGCACTGGGCAGGGAGTTGGAGCTCCAGCTGCTTGGATTTAGAGGAATACCCAACGGGAAACTTCACACCCCCAACCTCTGCTGGTTTTGTCGGATTAGCTCAAACTGAATGATCTCTGTGTCCAAACTGGACGATGCTCTCTGTACTGCATTGCCAGACGGCGTACAAACAAAATGAACTGTGAGGAACAAAACCACTCATTCTTAGATAAATCCTATGTTGTAGATAGACTATCTTTAACTTCAAAAAGTCTTTAACCAACCTCCAAAATAGGATTTTTATTATCTGTGAACTCACTGAGAACTCATATTATAACAGGTTAGACAACAATTGGATTTGGCCgtaaaatatttaatcaaatgaaaacTTTTTCAGACATTTTTCACTATTTAAGAGTGGTATTCAAAAACCTATGTCGgatcaaacattcattaaagCCTTAAGCGGCCTCACGTTCAtgcagatacacacaaacagacaaatcagTGTCACCTCACGATGCATGATTTACGTAACAATGAGCTGAACTACAATGATATAATTATAAATGAATCCGGAGAGagttgttgaaatttgaacaatgctttattataacaggcataatattgcaagttgtttggggcttggactccatcctgccgcaggatagaccaggggccgggatctcgagccgagacgaggcatatcccccaaAACCAGGTTTATttgatggaataaaataaatacttactgAGGGTCCTGATCCGGAGCTGGTGTCACAAGGGGTCACATGGAGCTGAGAAACCAAGGCAAAGGTTAACAGGACAATGAAAGAGGAAGGTCTAGTTGAACCATAGACAAGGACACGGGGTCCAGGGAAGCCGCAGGACATAGCGAGGGTCTAGCTGCACCACAGTAAGGCATGGTGGGCTTTCAAAAGATCCCGAAGTAAAAGAGAGGGTCTGCTAGACTAAATGACAGGATAAGTTGGGGGTCAAGGTTGACCGCAGACAAGGACAGTTTGTGGTCGTGTAAGTCCGCAGACCAGATAGGGGTGGTCATGGTGGACCGCAGAATAGACTTAGTTGAAGAGGGCCCCTCACAGAACAACTTGACTGGGTTCGCTCAGACCGGGAAACAGATGGTCACATGGGTGTTCCTGACTGGTCAGGTTAGCCTTGCTAAACGTACCACCGTCGCTTGACGGGTCAGCTCAGACCGGGCACTTTAACGGGCTATTAACTAGAGTGACCGGTCGCGGGACCGCGAAATGGAAAGGTAGTCAGCTTGACTGGCCCTGTGAGACCGCAAAGCAGAAAGGTAGTTAGCTTGACTGGTCCATCCGGACAGCTTTTGGGAAATAGATGTGGTCCTGTGAGACCAGGAAAGATACGTTAAGCCAGGTAACGTAAACCTAAGAAACACAGACACGTTAAGCCAGGTCACGTTCACCTAGGAAATTACTTAAGTCTGCGGCAAGGGGACGAGGAAGGAATTCCCAGACAAGCTGCGCTGTaagacaccaccaccaccagttatATGCATGCTTACCGGAATCGTTACGTCTTTAATGCTCTTTGCTTTGCCAGTACCGTGGTAAGGTCAGGGCGAATGTATGACGTCAGCGCGGAGGAGGACCACCTCCCCATCTGCTGTAGTGTAGTCTCGGGGATGCCTTGGTTGGAGGCTGACGTGGCAGCCCCTATTCTAAACGAATGTCCCGAGTAGTGATGCGGCGATAGGTGGCTTCTAGTGAGTATAATGTTCAAATGATGGCAGAACCAGGTTCGGGATAGGGCCGCATTGCCGGGAGTGAGGAATAGCGGTGCCGTGGGGCCAGTGGTAGGTTTCACCTGGAGATACCCCAGCATAGCTTTGAAAGGGCACAAGTCGGCCTCCATTCGTGCCACAATCACTGAGCAAGCGCCGCCTCGTTTGGAGTGTTTAAGCTGCAGTTGGTAATGGGTAGGATAGAAGGTCAAATCTTTCGCTGTGAGATCTTTATCAGGGCTAAAGGCTTTAGCGGATGTGGTAAATTTGCCACATCAGAGGAAGGCATAAAATGCTAGCAAGAAAACTGCCTCTAATAAGGTGTCGCTATAGGGTGAAAACACCCCTTCCCGGAGTATGTGCACCATCTGCTGCAGGATCGGCAGGGTGATAGGACGCCGGGAGTCGGGGATTTAAGGTAACTCTTGTGTAATGCCTTTGAGCAGTAGCTTGACACTAATGTGAGAGAACAGGCTTGGGAACTCAGGATCTGAACATCAAATGTGGAACTGAATGCCGGCAAGCAAACTACGATTGTATGGAGGTTTGAAATGCCGCACGTCGGTACAATAGCAGATGAATGCGCACACCGTTTTCATAGCAACAGGTTGGACCGGCAtgctgacagacagacaaaacatGGCAAATGTACGCCAAGCAAAATCATACACTTTTATGGTAGACCTTGCTAGGCCTTTCCGCATGTTATACCTGGCTGCCTCCACGTAGTGCTCTATCTGACCTTGTCCTATGAGAGCATCAGGGTGTGACACTGAGGGACTGTAATGGGTGCTTTGTGGGCATCGGGGCAGAGCCTCTGGAAAGTCTGAAAATCAAAAACGGGAAAGTGAGTCAGCCAGTTTGTTATGCTGTCCGGGCACGTGCCGGGGAGTGAGGAAGAAGTTCTTGGTGACAGCGAACCACGTAATGCCTCTCATGAATGGCATGATGTCTCGGGCAGAGGAGCGGCCTTTGTTGACAATGTCCACCACTGCCTGGTTGTCACACATGATGGAGATGCGCTTGCGCGTCCAGTGTCGTCCCCAGATGAAACAGGCCACCGCCACTGGGTAGATCTCGTACAGCGCTATCGATGTTTCAAACCTACAAAAGGCGGTTGGCCAGTGGCTGGCGAACCACTGGCCTTGATAGATCCCCCCAAAACCCAGAGATGGCGCACCATCTGTGAATATTTGCCGTGAATCTGCAGACTCCACGATCTCGTTGTAAAAGAATGTTATGCCGTTCCACTGATCGAGCAGGCGAGACCAGAACCGTAGGTCGGATCGCCAACCGTCATCTAGCGATACGAGCTCGTGCAACCTGGGCACCGAGGACGCTGTGTCCAGTAGCCGAGAAATAAATGAACGCCCTTGAGGAATTACTCTCATGGCAAAGTTGAGATGGCCTAGGAGGGAGAGTAGCTGCTGCTTGCTTATGGTTCCTGCATCACAACATAGCTTGGTAAACTCACGGATGCGCTGCAACTTTGCCATGGGGAAAGATGCCTTCATGTTGTTTGTATCCAAAGTGATGCCTAAGAATTCTAGCCGTGTCGCTGGCCCCATTGTTTTCCCCTCTGATAACGGAACGCCCAGCTCCACTCGCAGTAGCGAGGAGCCTGACCCGTCCTGCGGGGAATCTATCACCAGGAAGTCATCCAGCAGGTGAAGTACTGACGGGATTTTGGCCCTATTCAGCAGGATCCAACAGAGCGCTTCGGACACCTTGTTAAATATGCACGGGCTGCTCCTGCACCCAAAAGTTAACCGCACTGCAAAGTAGAACTTCGCCCCCCACCGGATCCCGAAGAGATGCCATTGAGCCGGGTGTATGGGTACTATTTTGAATGTGTCTTTTACATCCAGAC
This window contains:
- the LOC120819784 gene encoding uncharacterized protein LOC120819784; the encoded protein is MSDSDSDLSRSLNNRSRPAAHRAAGAGALVSQGCTSNRAIFAPRPGVRESLAHRLTTGVSRRALLRANTLVKKDKFLICLDVKDTFKIVPIHPAQWHLFGIRWGAKFYFAVRLTFGCRSSPCIFNKVSEALCWILLNRAKIPSVLHLLDDFLVIDSPQDGSGSSLLRVELGVPLSEGKTMGPATRLEFLGITLDTNNMKASFPMAKLQRIREFTKLCCDAGTISKQQLLSLLGHLNFAMRVIPQGRSFISRLLDTASSVPRLHELVSLDDGWRSDLRFWSRLLDQWNGITFFYNEIVESADSRQIFTDGAPSLGFGGIYQGQWFASHWPTAFCRFETSIALYEIYPVAVACFIWGRHWTRKRISIMCDNQAVVDIVNKGRSSARDIMPFMRGITWFAVTKNFFLTPRHVPGQHNKLADSLSRF